In one window of Nitrospira sp. DNA:
- the nagZ gene encoding beta-N-acetylhexosaminidase, producing the protein MLMSREKIGQLFMVGFDGTSVSPDLAAFIREYKPGGVILFSRNLESIGQIVELTNELQRCSPHSPLLISIDQEGGRVSRLPKSFTIFPPCEVLGRCNSSELAYAAAATIAKELRAVGINMNMSPVLDVNSNPANPVIGDRAFGTTPGPVCELGLATIGGLQDSRVVACGKHFPGHGDTSTDSHKELPVVTATRERLEDVEFPPFRQATAHGVATLMTAHVRYHALDDKVPATLSPAIITDFLRGELKYDGVVLTDDLEMHAIIDHYGIEEATVRAIQAGCDMPLICKDRNREIAAITALDKAVADGSISIERLEQSLARIARLKQRFLAPYKPVVISDAKLIVGCRSHQMLLRSIHQARERIAKATV; encoded by the coding sequence ATGCTGATGTCGCGTGAGAAGATCGGCCAGTTATTCATGGTGGGGTTCGACGGGACGTCGGTTTCCCCGGACCTGGCGGCCTTTATCAGGGAATATAAGCCAGGCGGGGTGATTCTCTTTTCGCGCAATCTGGAATCGATCGGGCAAATCGTGGAATTGACGAATGAGCTGCAGCGGTGCAGCCCGCATTCGCCGTTGCTGATTTCGATCGATCAGGAAGGCGGCCGGGTGTCGCGGTTGCCGAAGAGCTTCACGATTTTCCCGCCCTGCGAGGTGCTGGGGCGCTGCAACTCTTCCGAACTCGCCTATGCGGCGGCGGCGACCATTGCGAAAGAACTCCGGGCGGTCGGGATCAATATGAATATGTCCCCGGTGCTGGATGTGAACAGCAATCCGGCGAATCCGGTGATCGGGGATCGCGCCTTCGGCACAACGCCCGGTCCTGTCTGCGAACTGGGATTGGCCACGATCGGCGGTCTTCAAGATAGCCGTGTGGTGGCCTGCGGCAAGCATTTCCCCGGACATGGGGATACGAGTACGGATTCCCACAAGGAACTGCCGGTCGTGACGGCTACGCGCGAGCGGCTGGAAGACGTCGAGTTTCCCCCGTTCCGCCAGGCCACGGCTCACGGAGTGGCCACATTGATGACGGCCCATGTGCGGTACCACGCCTTGGATGACAAGGTGCCTGCGACGCTGTCTCCCGCCATCATCACCGATTTCCTTCGTGGGGAACTCAAATATGACGGGGTGGTCTTAACCGACGATCTGGAGATGCATGCGATTATCGATCATTATGGCATTGAAGAGGCCACCGTGCGGGCGATTCAGGCTGGTTGCGACATGCCGTTGATCTGCAAGGACCGGAACCGCGAGATTGCGGCCATCACGGCCTTGGATAAAGCCGTTGCCGATGGAAGTATTTCCATCGAGCGGTTGGAGCAATCGCTGGCGCGTATTGCCCGGTTGAAGCAGCGGTTTCTTGCCCCCTATAAGCCGGTTGTGATTTCCGATGCCAAGTTGATCGTGGGCTGCCGCAGCCATCAAATGCTGCTCCGCTCCATCCACCAGGCGCGCGAGCGCATCGCGAAAGCGACGGTGTGA
- a CDS encoding leucyl aminopeptidase: MKIMRVETKIGRVTTEAAEVLVLMHCEGEALSLDAASVDKALGGVLRDLLQSKEFEGKANELALIHAQKKVPAKRILLVGLGKKKDLGADQLRQAMGYAVKRVRQIKASSFIVALPALLPAASSLVEAAQAMAEGAILGSYQFTTYRSDAPAAKDVKAMCVLVTGKEALRSVTEGLRRGVATAEAAVLVRDLCNHPSNVLTPAMVANEAKAIAKEESLTIKILEERDMEKLGMGALLGVARGSHEPPKFIILEYKGSKKKDERPVVLVGKTITFDTGGISLKPAENMEHMKADMTGGAEVLASIRAAARLKLPLHLISILPVAENMPGGRAMKPGDVVKTLSGKTVEVQNTDAEGRLILSDALAYATRYKPAALIDIATLTGACVVALGQFAIGMFGTDTVLKETLRKAGLRSGERVWEMPLWEEYFEQLRSDVADMRNIGGRGGGMITAALFLSKFVGDCPWVHLDIASTDWSERERAYIPKGPSGIGTRLLIQYLIDRTL, from the coding sequence ATGAAGATCATGCGCGTTGAAACCAAGATAGGCCGGGTCACAACCGAAGCAGCCGAGGTACTGGTCCTGATGCATTGCGAGGGCGAGGCGCTTTCCCTGGATGCCGCGTCGGTCGATAAGGCCCTGGGCGGCGTGCTGCGGGACTTGCTGCAATCGAAAGAATTCGAGGGCAAGGCCAATGAGCTGGCCTTGATTCATGCACAGAAAAAGGTCCCTGCCAAACGGATTCTCCTGGTGGGGCTGGGCAAGAAGAAGGATCTCGGCGCGGACCAGCTTCGGCAGGCCATGGGGTATGCCGTGAAGCGGGTGCGTCAGATCAAGGCGTCGTCGTTTATCGTCGCCTTACCCGCGCTGCTGCCGGCCGCATCGTCGCTGGTGGAGGCCGCGCAAGCGATGGCCGAGGGGGCGATTCTCGGCAGCTACCAGTTCACGACCTATCGCAGTGACGCGCCGGCTGCCAAAGATGTGAAGGCCATGTGCGTATTGGTGACGGGGAAGGAGGCGCTCCGTTCCGTCACGGAAGGGCTGCGGCGTGGTGTCGCGACGGCGGAGGCGGCGGTGTTGGTGCGCGATCTCTGCAACCATCCGTCGAATGTGCTGACCCCGGCCATGGTGGCGAACGAGGCGAAAGCGATTGCGAAGGAAGAATCCCTGACGATCAAGATCCTCGAAGAGCGCGATATGGAGAAACTCGGGATGGGCGCGTTGCTCGGCGTGGCCAGGGGCAGTCATGAGCCTCCGAAGTTCATTATTCTCGAATACAAGGGCTCAAAGAAAAAAGACGAGCGGCCTGTTGTGCTGGTCGGCAAGACCATCACGTTCGACACCGGCGGTATTTCACTCAAGCCGGCGGAAAACATGGAACATATGAAGGCGGATATGACCGGCGGCGCCGAGGTCTTGGCGTCGATCCGTGCCGCGGCCCGGTTGAAATTGCCCCTGCATCTGATCAGCATCTTGCCGGTGGCCGAAAACATGCCGGGTGGCCGGGCCATGAAGCCCGGCGATGTGGTGAAGACGCTGTCTGGCAAAACGGTTGAAGTGCAGAACACGGATGCGGAGGGCCGGCTGATTTTGTCCGATGCGCTGGCCTATGCGACCCGCTACAAACCGGCGGCCCTGATCGACATTGCCACGCTCACCGGCGCTTGTGTCGTGGCGCTGGGGCAGTTCGCCATCGGCATGTTCGGGACCGATACGGTCTTGAAGGAGACGTTGCGCAAGGCCGGATTGCGCTCAGGGGAGCGGGTCTGGGAGATGCCGCTGTGGGAGGAATACTTCGAGCAGCTGCGGAGCGATGTCGCGGATATGCGGAATATCGGAGGCCGCGGGGGCGGGATGATCACGGCGGCGTTGTTCCTGAGCAAGTTTGTTGGTGATTGCCCCTGGGTGCATTTGGACATTGCCAGCACGGATTGGAGCGAGCGGGAACGGGCCTATATTCCCAAGGGGCCCAGCGGGATTGGGACGCGGCTATTGATCCAGTATTTGATCGATCGGACACTCTAA
- a CDS encoding HAD family hydrolase gives MAFVTSNRHRLGTSVAAFFDVDNTLLPGEASEIRFFRWLWQRRIVGWPEARASAMWWLRHWPALSLQPLRERKLYLMGKPAQVIEPLGEEFCRECLCPAVSPDAMRQMEQHRQAGHAIVLVTGSLDFLVDPIATSLQVDRCLAGQLVQRDGVYTGDLLQPLPYGNGKHTLVERLAEELDLDLAACFAYGDSPGDREILSAVGHPTVVNPIRGMARVARRNGWPVVSWK, from the coding sequence ATGGCCTTCGTGACCTCCAATCGCCACCGTCTTGGCACGTCTGTCGCCGCGTTTTTCGACGTGGATAACACGCTATTGCCCGGCGAGGCGAGCGAAATACGGTTTTTTCGATGGCTCTGGCAGCGGCGAATCGTGGGATGGCCCGAAGCGCGGGCCAGTGCGATGTGGTGGCTTCGGCATTGGCCGGCCCTGTCCCTTCAGCCGCTCCGGGAACGGAAACTGTATTTGATGGGGAAGCCGGCTCAAGTGATTGAGCCGCTGGGTGAAGAATTTTGTCGTGAATGCTTATGCCCCGCGGTCTCGCCCGATGCCATGAGACAGATGGAGCAGCATCGGCAGGCCGGTCATGCCATTGTGCTGGTGACGGGATCGCTCGACTTTCTGGTGGATCCCATTGCGACCTCGCTGCAAGTCGATCGGTGTCTGGCCGGCCAACTGGTGCAACGGGATGGTGTCTATACCGGCGATCTGCTTCAGCCGTTGCCCTACGGGAATGGAAAACACACACTGGTGGAGCGTCTGGCTGAGGAGCTGGACTTGGATCTGGCCGCCTGCTTCGCCTATGGAGACAGTCCCGGCGATCGGGAGATTTTGAGCGCGGTAGGGCATCCAACCGTGGTGAATCCCATCAGGGGGATGGCCCGGGTAGCCCGGCGCAATGGCTGGCCGGTGGTGTCATGGAAATGA
- a CDS encoding PAS domain S-box protein, giving the protein MSRTDVLEELESMRTQVSELTRELAERDRTIDDLRNIMDTVPDFLFTLDHGGQLIKWNRRAVEATGYTPQELFHKPALDFVPEEEQDRTAAAIRQAFTEGYAELDGHLLTKGGRRIPYHWTGAALKNSQGNAIGITGMGRDVSEQKRAEEEHRALFDQSPLMCFLIDTDGTLQKVNRQGAMALGYEADELLGQSILTLFPEEHHALAMDHIAACIIGSGSALASWELEKQRKDGSRLWVKEFTRVMTDRYGRPTLLISCEDITDRIRAEHMLRLSQFTIDHAVDAIYWIDPQAKIIRVNKAAGTILGYSEEELCTMTVHDLNPAFPEAIWPSFWAESKQRKTLTIETTHRHKQGHLIPVEIQINYLAYEGQEFHCAFVRDITNRKQAEDVLRHREQDLRKVLDEREQLSQNLHDGILQSLYAIGLGLESCKPLMRHRKHGKVSELLEQAIGQMNRVMGEIRNFIAGLDSGMLSEDTFSSALHAVIHAITATQPLHCTVTIDDAAAGRLSTEQALHLVNIVREALSNSLRHGRATKASVSLKQLAHSLRLCVSENGHGFNPPSVQGVGNGLTNMAARAHKIGARFSIRSAHDRGTRILVNLP; this is encoded by the coding sequence ATGAGTCGCACCGATGTCCTTGAGGAACTTGAGTCGATGCGAACGCAGGTATCAGAACTTACACGCGAGCTCGCCGAGCGCGACCGCACCATCGACGACCTTCGGAACATCATGGACACCGTGCCCGACTTTCTGTTCACACTCGATCACGGCGGACAGCTCATCAAATGGAACAGACGGGCGGTCGAAGCCACCGGATATACACCCCAGGAGTTATTCCATAAACCCGCCCTAGACTTTGTTCCAGAGGAAGAACAGGATCGTACCGCAGCGGCGATTCGACAGGCCTTCACGGAAGGATACGCGGAGCTCGACGGCCATTTACTGACCAAAGGGGGCCGCCGCATTCCCTATCATTGGACCGGCGCCGCACTCAAGAATTCACAGGGTAACGCCATCGGCATCACGGGCATGGGCCGGGATGTCTCCGAACAGAAACGCGCGGAAGAGGAACACCGCGCCTTATTTGACCAAAGCCCGCTCATGTGCTTTCTCATCGACACCGATGGGACACTCCAGAAAGTCAACCGGCAGGGGGCAATGGCATTGGGGTATGAGGCTGACGAGTTGCTGGGCCAGTCCATCCTCACCCTGTTTCCGGAGGAACATCACGCCCTCGCAATGGACCATATCGCCGCCTGTATCATTGGCTCCGGAAGCGCCCTCGCAAGTTGGGAACTGGAGAAGCAACGCAAAGACGGCAGCCGTCTCTGGGTCAAGGAATTCACTCGGGTGATGACAGACCGGTATGGCCGGCCCACCCTGCTGATCTCCTGCGAAGACATTACGGATCGCATCCGGGCTGAGCACATGTTGCGGCTTTCACAATTCACGATCGATCATGCCGTGGACGCGATCTACTGGATCGATCCCCAGGCCAAGATCATCCGGGTGAACAAGGCGGCCGGCACTATACTGGGATACTCGGAAGAAGAGTTGTGCACGATGACCGTCCACGATCTGAATCCCGCATTCCCAGAAGCCATCTGGCCGTCGTTTTGGGCCGAATCGAAGCAACGCAAAACCCTTACGATCGAAACCACCCATCGACATAAGCAAGGCCACCTGATCCCCGTCGAGATTCAGATCAACTATCTTGCTTATGAGGGCCAAGAGTTCCACTGCGCCTTTGTTCGCGATATCACCAATCGCAAACAGGCGGAAGATGTGCTCCGCCATCGGGAGCAGGATTTGCGCAAAGTCCTCGACGAACGGGAACAGCTTAGCCAAAACCTCCACGACGGCATTTTGCAATCGCTCTACGCGATCGGGCTTGGCCTCGAATCCTGCAAACCCCTTATGCGCCACCGAAAACACGGCAAGGTCTCGGAACTCCTCGAACAAGCCATTGGCCAGATGAACCGCGTGATGGGAGAGATCCGGAACTTTATTGCCGGACTGGATTCCGGAATGTTATCGGAAGACACGTTCTCTAGCGCGCTGCATGCCGTGATTCACGCGATCACCGCCACCCAACCCCTTCACTGCACGGTGACCATCGACGATGCCGCCGCTGGCCGGTTATCCACCGAGCAGGCATTGCACTTGGTGAATATCGTGCGCGAAGCCCTCAGCAACAGCCTCCGCCACGGACGAGCCACGAAAGCCTCGGTGTCGCTCAAGCAACTGGCCCATTCCCTTCGCCTCTGCGTCAGCGAAAATGGGCATGGATTCAATCCACCCAGTGTGCAGGGAGTGGGAAACGGCCTGACCAATATGGCAGC
- the queE gene encoding 7-carboxy-7-deazaguanine synthase QueE, with the protein MEMNLAAPPRETMVRVTEIFFSIQGESTYAGQPCVFIRLTGCPLRCTWCDTEYSFYGGTLLSVDALLAQVAQYGCRLVEVTGGEPLAQPESLPLIARLCDEGYTVLLETSGAIDIEPVDRRAHIILDVKCPGSGMTDRMHWPNLDQLTAKDEAKYVLASRADYDWAREMVARYRLADRCTVLFSPVFGSLDPRQLAEWILADRLPVRFQLQLHKYIWAPDMRGV; encoded by the coding sequence ATGGAAATGAATCTGGCTGCACCGCCTCGAGAGACGATGGTGCGGGTCACCGAAATCTTTTTCAGTATTCAAGGCGAGTCGACCTATGCGGGCCAGCCGTGCGTCTTCATTCGGCTGACCGGCTGCCCGCTCCGCTGCACCTGGTGCGATACGGAATATAGTTTCTATGGCGGTACATTGTTGTCTGTCGATGCGCTCCTCGCGCAGGTGGCGCAATACGGATGCCGTTTGGTTGAAGTGACCGGCGGCGAACCGCTCGCGCAGCCGGAGTCGCTTCCATTGATTGCGCGGCTCTGCGACGAGGGCTATACGGTCTTGCTGGAGACCAGTGGTGCGATCGACATTGAGCCGGTCGATCGGCGGGCTCATATCATTCTTGACGTGAAATGTCCGGGCAGCGGGATGACGGATCGCATGCATTGGCCGAACCTGGATCAGTTAACGGCCAAGGATGAAGCGAAGTATGTGCTGGCCAGCCGCGCGGATTATGACTGGGCGCGCGAGATGGTGGCGCGGTATCGGCTGGCCGACCGCTGCACGGTGCTCTTCAGTCCGGTGTTCGGCTCCCTGGACCCTCGCCAGTTGGCGGAATGGATTCTGGCGGATCGGCTGCCGGTACGGTTCCAATTGCAGTTGCACAAATATATTTGGGCTCCCGATATGCGGGGCGTATAG